In Allorhizobium pseudoryzae, the genomic window GGCCTGGCGGTGAAAACGGTTGACCACCGCCTTTGCCGCCTCCGGCAGGCGGTTCGCCTTGGTCTTGAAGGCGGCGCCATATTCCGGGTCGCCGATCAGCGGATGGCCGATATGGGCCATGTGCACGCGGATCTGGTGGGTCCGGCCCGTTTCCAGCCGGCATTCGACCAGCGAGGCCAGGCAGGTCGCGTCCTCCTGCTCGAGAAAACGCTCCACCACCTCGTAATGGGTGACGGCCTCGCGGGCATCCATCGCCTCCTCGCGCTTGACGCTGCGCTTGGTGCGGTCGGCACTCGAACGACCGAGCGGGGCGTCGATCGTGCCGCGCAGTTGCTGCGGGCGGCCCCAGACGAGCGCGATATAGGCACGTTCCAGATCGCCGGTGCGGCCGTGATCGGCAAACTGGGCGGCCAGATGCCGGTGGGCGACATCGTTTTTCGCCACCACCATCACGCCGCTGGTTTCCTTGTCCAGCCGGTGCACGATGCCGGGGCGCTTGACGCCGCCGATGCCCGACAGGCTGTCGCCGCAGTGGTGGATCAGCGCATTGACCAGCGTACCGGTCCAGTTGCCGGCGCCCGGATGCACGACCAGCCCGGCGGGCTTGGCGATCACGATCAGGTCAGCGTCCTCGTAGAGCACGTCGAGCGGGATATCCTCGCCCTTCGGTTCCGGATCTTCCGGTTCGGGCAGGCCGATCTCGACCAGATCCCCGGCGCGGATCTTCTTTCTCGCTTCGGTGCAGGGTGTTCCGTTGAGGGATACTGCGCCCTGTTCGATCAGCGCCTTGATGCGGCTTCTCGAAAATTCGCCGTCCAGTTCGGCGGCAAGCCAGGAATCCAGCCGGCCTTCGGCATCTTCGCCGGCGGTCAGGACTTTCCTCGGGCGGGAAGCTTCGTTAAAGGGGTCGTTCATTTTGTTTTCCAGATCAATCTCAGCAAGGACGCCCAGCACCATGGCCAATCACGAACCGGAGCACCTGGAGGAAGAGCCGCTCGATCCGGTGATGGAAAAGGTCCGCCGCAAGATGGTGCGCCTGCAGATCGTTTCGGCCGGCATCATGTTTGTCAGCCTTATGGCGGTCTTGGTGGCCGTTGTCTACAAGGCGTCGAACAGCAGCGAGGCGGCAAAGCCCGCGGCTCCCGGCGGCTTTGCGGTTCCGGCCGACCAGCCGCTTGCCGCCACGGCCACCCTGCCGACCGGCTTCGTCATCCAGTCGGTCTCGAATTCCGGCAGCCAGATCCTGTTCTACGGCACGCTTGCCGGCGCCCGCAAGGTGATGATCTTCGATCTCTCCGTCGGGCGGATCATCGCCGACGTGACGGTTGCCGAACACTGATCATGCCTGTGCCCGCCCGAGAGATAATCCGCATCGAGGATGCCGGCGATCCGCGTATCGCCGAATTCCGCGACATCAAGGAGAAGGATCTCGTCGGACGGGCAGGCGGTTTCATTGCCGAAGGGACGGTGGTGCTGCGCATGCTCGCCGCCGCCCATGCGGCGGGCGGTGCCTTTCGGGCGGAGAAGGTCCTGCTCCTGGAAAACCGGGTCGCGGGGCTTGGCGAACTGCTTGAGGCCTTTCCGGCGGAGGTGCCGGTCTATGTCGCCTCCGGGGCCGTGCTGGATGCGATTGCCGGTTTCCATCTCCATCGCGGCGTGCTGGCGCTCGGCCGCCGGCTTTGCCTGCCCGAGGTGCCCGATCTGCTGAGAACAGCGCCCGATCCGGCGCTTGTGGTGATTGCCTGCGGCATTTCCAATCACGACAATCTGGGTGCGATCTTCCGCAATGCCGCCGCCTTCGGGGCGTCTGCCGTGCTGATGGATGGTCTGTGCTGTGATCCGCTCTACCGCAAGGCTCTGCGCGTGTCGGTGGGTGCGGTGCTGTCGGTGCCCTATGCGCGGGGTGGACAGGTGCTTGATCTGCTGCAGACGGTCGATCGGGCGGGTTTTGCCATCTGGGGGCTATCGCCGCGCGGCGCGGTGGATCTGCGCGACATCCCCCCGGGCCGTGGCATTGCGCTTGTGACGGGAACGGAAGGCGAGGGGCTCCCACCGGAGGTTCTGGCGCGGTTCCGCTCCGCCCGTATTCCGCAGCGCCCCGGCCTCGACAGCCTGAATGCGGCGACGGCGACGGGGATCGCCCTCTACGAGATCGCCCGCCTGCAGCGGCTGATCTAGATTGGCAGGGTGATTATTTGCCAGGATCGGCCTGCGGAACGAGGCTGACATAGGTCTTGCGGGCGCGGGCGGCGAGGCTTTCGCGACCCGTCTGGCGCTGCTCGTCGCTCTCCTTTGCCAGAAGCGCCGGAATCGGCGATCCAGCCCCCTCGAGTGCTGCGGTCAAAGCCACCATGTCGGCCGCGATGCTGGCGAGTTCCCGGCGCAGCGCATCCTGAGCCTTCTTGCTCTTCGATTTCGACAGCTGCGCCGCCAGCGCCGTGCTGCGGTTGCGGATATCGTCGGCAAAACTCGTCAGGTCGATCATCGGGGTCACGTTCTGTGCAGGCTCTGCCGGCTGCGGGGCGCTCGCCTCTAGGGCAATTTGATCCGGGGTCTGCTCATCCAAACCGTCGTCTGGCGTATCCTGCAACGACATCAGCCCGGACAAATTCGCGCCGTTGATCGGCTTCAGCGGATAGTTGCCGGTGACCGGCTGCCAAAGCTCGGCCTTCACCGTCTTTGCCCGTCCTCTTGCGCGGGCAAGTTCCTCTTCGCGACGCTCCAGCCGGGTTGCAAGATCGGTCCTCGCCGCGATTTCGCGGGCGAGTTTCTCGTCCAGCCGTGCGAGGCGCCGCTTTTCCTCTTGCAGTTGCGTTTCGGCTTCCTTGGCCCTTGCGGTCAGAAGCTTGACTTCGCTGCGCAGCGTCTGCCGTTCCTCGCGCAGGTTTTCCGTGCGAACGCGGGTGTTTTCCAGTTCGGTATCCCGGGCAGCAAGCGAGATCTTCAGGTCATCGAGGTCCGTCAGGATGCGGCTGATGCGCTTCTGCAGCGCGTCCGTCTCCTCGTTCTTGGCCTCCAGCGTGCTCTCGATCAGCGCCAGCGATTGCTTCAGCTGCAGGATGAAGCCTTCCTCGCGGCGCAGGCGAGAGCGAAGGTCGGCGGCTTCGCTGCTCATGGTGTCGATCTGCATCTGCATGTCGTGATTGGCGGCGTGCAGTTCGGTGGTCTCGGCCGCCAGTCTGTCAAAGCGGATCTGCAACGCCGTGGCGCGGTCGCGCTCCTCTATCAGGTCCTGCTTCGTGCGGGCATTTTCCGCGGCGTAGACGGCGCGCGCCATGTCTCGTTGGGCGCGCACTTCCGCCGGGCTGATCGGCATCGTCGCCTTGAGCCGATTTTCTGTATAGCGCACCACCCGCCGGTGAACGGCAGGTGCCATGACCATCACGATCAGAGTTGCGCTGAGAAAACCCAGGCCAAACAATAGCGCGAACTCGATCACAGGCGGTCCATCATAGATTGGTGTTATCGATAGAGCTAAAACATCCCTTGCAGGGCGGCAATAGCGCCGTTTGTACGAAACTACGGGGTTTATCGATCAGAACGGGTTCCAGGTCGGCGCCTGGGTGAATTTGAGGTAGCCGACATTGACGCCGAGGCGGGCGCCAATACCGGTGCGGATCGGCACGATGACGACGTGCTCGTTCTTCAGCGCCGTCATCCCGACACCGGCGACGACGAAGGCCGATCCACTGACGCCGCCGAAACGGGAATAGAGGCTCTGGATGTCGGGCAGGTTGTAGACGAGCATCATGGTGCGGGCGCCCTGGCCGCCATAGTCGAGCCCGAGCGATGGACCTTGCCAGAAGGCGGGATGATTGCCGGCATTCTTGGTGTAAAGCTCGCCTTCGCCATAGGTGAGGCCGGCGATGAAGGCACCGGAGCCTTCCTGCCCGAGGATGTAGCCATTCGGCAGGCCGTATTGCTGAAAGGCCTGTTCGACCACCTTGGCAAGACCGCCGGTGGTGGAGCCGAAAAAGCCATGGCCGGCATCGACAATTTCCTGAACGCTGTATTGCGAACTGTTCTGGGCCTGCTGTGCCTTGGCAGTGAAGACCGGAAGCGCGAAAAACGCGGAAACGAGCAAGGCGGCAAACAGTTGTACCGAGCCGAAAACTCTGTCGAAGCGCATTGGCCTCTCCATTTTTTGTTCATTACGATGCCGAGTGTCGCGGCAGCAGCATCTTGCGTTGATCCTGTTAACAAGCGGTTTACCAAAAATGGTGTCATTATGGCGGCAATCGCGGTTCGTCATGGTCTGCCATCACACCCGCACAAGCTTTTCGTGAAAATTTCACGTGATAGACGCTCACATCAGGAACCCAGTCCATGTCGAAGAACCCGAATCTCACCCTCAGCGGTCCCGATCTGGCAGCGCTCCTGTGCAGCCGGGTGTGCCATGACGTCATCTCGCCGGTCGGGGCCATCAACAATGGTCTCGAACTGCTGGATGAAGGCGGCACCGATGCCGACGCGCTCGACCTCATCCGCACCTCCGCGCTGAATGCCTCGGTGCGCCTCAAGTTTGCCCGGCTCGCCTTTGGCGCCTCCGGCTCCGTCGGTGCGTCCATCGATACGGGCGAGGCGGAAAAGGCTGCCAAGGATTTCGCCGCTGCCGAAAAGAAGACCGAAGTCACCTGGAGCGGTCCACGCGCCATCATTCCGAAGAACAAGGTGAAGCTGCTGCTCAACCTGTTCATGGTGGCCTACAGCTCCATCCCGCGCGGCGGCTCGCTGGACGTCCTGCTGGAAAATCCGGAAACGGATGCCAAGTTCACCATCACCACCAAGGGCCGCATGCTGCGCCTGCCGCAGAAATATGTGGAAGTCAGCAGCGGCACGCTGGAAGAAGCGATCGACGCCCACACGATCCAGCCCTACTACACGGTTGTTCTGGCCGAGGAGTGCGGC contains:
- a CDS encoding TrmH family RNA methyltransferase produces the protein MPVPAREIIRIEDAGDPRIAEFRDIKEKDLVGRAGGFIAEGTVVLRMLAAAHAAGGAFRAEKVLLLENRVAGLGELLEAFPAEVPVYVASGAVLDAIAGFHLHRGVLALGRRLCLPEVPDLLRTAPDPALVVIACGISNHDNLGAIFRNAAAFGASAVLMDGLCCDPLYRKALRVSVGAVLSVPYARGGQVLDLLQTVDRAGFAIWGLSPRGAVDLRDIPPGRGIALVTGTEGEGLPPEVLARFRSARIPQRPGLDSLNAATATGIALYEIARLQRLI
- a CDS encoding coiled-coil domain-containing protein, with amino-acid sequence MAPAVHRRVVRYTENRLKATMPISPAEVRAQRDMARAVYAAENARTKQDLIEERDRATALQIRFDRLAAETTELHAANHDMQMQIDTMSSEAADLRSRLRREEGFILQLKQSLALIESTLEAKNEETDALQKRISRILTDLDDLKISLAARDTELENTRVRTENLREERQTLRSEVKLLTARAKEAETQLQEEKRRLARLDEKLAREIAARTDLATRLERREEELARARGRAKTVKAELWQPVTGNYPLKPINGANLSGLMSLQDTPDDGLDEQTPDQIALEASAPQPAEPAQNVTPMIDLTSFADDIRNRSTALAAQLSKSKSKKAQDALRRELASIAADMVALTAALEGAGSPIPALLAKESDEQRQTGRESLAARARKTYVSLVPQADPGK
- the chpT gene encoding histidine phosphotransferase ChpT; amino-acid sequence: MSKNPNLTLSGPDLAALLCSRVCHDVISPVGAINNGLELLDEGGTDADALDLIRTSALNASVRLKFARLAFGASGSVGASIDTGEAEKAAKDFAAAEKKTEVTWSGPRAIIPKNKVKLLLNLFMVAYSSIPRGGSLDVLLENPETDAKFTITTKGRMLRLPQKYVEVSSGTLEEAIDAHTIQPYYTVVLAEECGMELKHVVSEDRIAFIAETAIV
- a CDS encoding DUF1134 domain-containing protein — translated: MRFDRVFGSVQLFAALLVSAFFALPVFTAKAQQAQNSSQYSVQEIVDAGHGFFGSTTGGLAKVVEQAFQQYGLPNGYILGQEGSGAFIAGLTYGEGELYTKNAGNHPAFWQGPSLGLDYGGQGARTMMLVYNLPDIQSLYSRFGGVSGSAFVVAGVGMTALKNEHVVIVPIRTGIGARLGVNVGYLKFTQAPTWNPF
- a CDS encoding RluA family pseudouridine synthase — its product is MNDPFNEASRPRKVLTAGEDAEGRLDSWLAAELDGEFSRSRIKALIEQGAVSLNGTPCTEARKKIRAGDLVEIGLPEPEDPEPKGEDIPLDVLYEDADLIVIAKPAGLVVHPGAGNWTGTLVNALIHHCGDSLSGIGGVKRPGIVHRLDKETSGVMVVAKNDVAHRHLAAQFADHGRTGDLERAYIALVWGRPQQLRGTIDAPLGRSSADRTKRSVKREEAMDAREAVTHYEVVERFLEQEDATCLASLVECRLETGRTHQIRVHMAHIGHPLIGDPEYGAAFKTKANRLPEAAKAVVNRFHRQALHAYLLAFEHPRTGEVMEFEAPVPADLEELLEALRES